In Mucinivorans hirudinis, the DNA window CAGAAAATTAACCATCTATGCACCGAGCCGGATTTGTAAATATCGTAGGCAACCCCAATGTGGGTAAGTCTACACTGATGAATCTGCTGGTGGGCGAACGTCTCTCGATTATAACGAGTAAGGCACAGACCACCCGCCACCGAATTATGGGAATTGTCAATGGGGAGGATTACCAGATTGTCTACTCGGACACGCCCGGTGTACTCCGCCCTTCGTACCGTTTGCAGGAGTCGATGCTCAACTTCAGCGAGGGGGCGTTGGTGGATGCCGATGTGATTCTCTATGTAACGGACACGGTGGAGCGCCCCGAAAAAAACAGCGACTTCCTGATAAAAGTTGCCGCAACCAAAGTGCCCACTGTGTTAATAATAAATAAAATAGACCTCTCCACGCCCGAGAAATTAGAGGAGCTCTTCGACCTCTGGCAGCAGATTTTGCCACAGGCACAGATTGTGCCTATTTCGGCACTCGAGCACTTCAATACGGAACGCATCATCGAACGCATCGTCAAGTTGTTGCCCGAGTCGCCTCCCTTTTTCGAGAAGGATAGACTCACAGACCGCTCCCTACGTTTTTTTGCCGGCGAAATCATCCGCGAAAAGATATTGACCAACTACGACAAGGAGATACCCTATTCCACGGAGGTTGTTATCGAGAAATATGAGGAGGGCGATGGTTTGGATCGTATCAGCGCCACCATACACGTTGCCCGAAAGTCTCAA includes these proteins:
- a CDS encoding GTP-binding protein Era produces the protein MHRAGFVNIVGNPNVGKSTLMNLLVGERLSIITSKAQTTRHRIMGIVNGEDYQIVYSDTPGVLRPSYRLQESMLNFSEGALVDADVILYVTDTVERPEKNSDFLIKVAATKVPTVLIINKIDLSTPEKLEELFDLWQQILPQAQIVPISALEHFNTERIIERIVKLLPESPPFFEKDRLTDRSLRFFAGEIIREKILTNYDKEIPYSTEVVIEKYEEGDGLDRISATIHVARKSQKGIIIGHQGAMLKKIGTQARHDLEAFLGKKVFLEIFVKIAENWRDDEKQLRGFGYVE